A region of the Pseudorca crassidens isolate mPseCra1 chromosome 9, mPseCra1.hap1, whole genome shotgun sequence genome:
TAGAATAGAATactaaaaaataattgattaactaaaaaaaattaaaaggcaggaaaagaatgaccaaaataaacaacctagaataaaaaggacaaatagaaaaaaatagtatgATGTAATATAAACCCAAGTATATTAATTATTAAACTAAATATTAATGGGCCAAACATTCCCATTGAAAAGCAGAGACTGTCCTACTAAATATAAAAGCAAGAACCTATAATATTTTATGAGATGTTTATAAGAgatgtactttaaatataaagacacaaagcAGTTGAAAGACAAAGGACACAAAAAGAAATATCACACAAATACTAATTATAAGAAAGCAAGTGTGGCAATATTAATAAAAGTAATCTTTAGGCAAGAATTATAACCAGAGAAAATggacatttcataatgaaagTGTGGATTCACCAAAAAGATCTAAcaattataaaatgcaaatacacctaataaaagagtttaaaatatgAGAAGCCAAACAACCATAACAATCACAATAACAGCAACAGACAGAGCTAAAGGGAGAAATATACAAATCAACAATCATAATTGGAGATACTACACCCCCTTCTCCATAACTGACAGATGATGCACAAGGAGGCCTTAATTTCTCTCTGACTGAAGAGGTTGCTcccagaagaaagaaggaagaagacatGGTCTAATCTCCTTGTCAACATGATACctacatattttctaaatataataataatatttaccagGAAGAAAGGCCTTATGtatagaacattttttaaaaggatgtttcTGGTTGagtatttctttattatatattttgtaaataaatacagaatgTGGATTTATGAGGCATGCGTCCCTGGAGAAAGTCACATAAGCCATACAACTCCCTGGGAGTATTAAATGCAGATGTTCTGTAACTCAAATGCTCTCcttctaagtgaaataaccctGCAAACACTCACTTGGAGGCCGTATCTATTACTGTGGGCCACAGAGTACGGGTCCAATAAAGGAAGAAACCTGCAAAGTTGAAATCAATGTCTCTGACCTCTCCTTGCTTTGTCTGAGCCTCTTGATAGACTGCTGTATCtttgaaattaataataaaacttcATAGTAGGTAAGTTCTCTGATGTGTGTGAGTTTGATCTGCAAACTAATGTTTCGTGTTAACTGAATAGGAAAAGCAGGGGGAAGATGCAgtataaaatgcttaaaaagaCTATCAACCAATTTAaactaattgatatttatagaatatcaCACCCAACAAATGAAGAGAGCTCACCTTTTTCAGGTGGACATGGGAAGTTCACCAAGATATACAGCATAGTGGTCTATAAGAAaagtttaaatacatttaaagtacTGAAATCATGTGTTTTATAATGTTCACTGAGCACTCTTGATTAGCACCAAGGTGAGCTTTGGtgagattttttatcatttctaTGTGTCTGGACTACAGGAAGAAATCAATGGGGAGGAGATTCATAAATCAGCGTTCATGTCAAGACAAATCAGAATAATGCCTCTATTATTTCAATCAATAAACCATCTTTACTCCCAACATCTGATATACACATtgtgtccatctgtttgtatttcaAATTGGCCGCTTTGCCTTATACCAAAACAAACCTTTCAAAGGCAtgtcagtaaaattaaaaaattaaaaataaagtattgaaaTCATATAGAGCTGTTCTCTGGTCACAGTGACCTTAAATCAGAAGTCAATAACACTAGAGTAGACGGAAAatcctcaaattttaaaaaagttagcaACAcgtttctaaataatccatgagtcAAGTGGGaactaaaaaaacttttaaatattttaaattggatAATAAGAATATATCAAAATTATTTGTGGAATGCAATTAAAGCAATGCTTGCAGGGAAATTTACAGCCTTAAATGTTTACATTAGAAAAGATCTAGAATCAATCACCTAATTTTCTGCTtctaaaagaagagcaaattaaacctaaaggaaatagaagaaagaaaataataaagataacagcagtcaaagaaataggaaagaaaatgtgCAACAGAATAAAGCTAACAAAGCCAAAATTTGGTGTTTTGAAATTGTTAGTAAAATTCATAAACCCCTGGCAAGACTGACCAAGAatcagagggaaaataaaaatgttcagtaCCAAAATGTATTGGAACTAcaggtgacagttgcacaacattgtgaatgtactaaatgccaccgaattgtttactttaaaatggttaactttatgtgaatttcacctcactaaatttttaataaattaaaattttttaaacacttaaaaattcccacatcagaaataaaacagaggGCATCTCTATATTCATATAAGTTTGATCAAAGTAATGTATTTAAAGCATTCTCAGTCAAAATGGCAAGGTCACAATGTCTTGTGAGTGTGGTCTGATGGAAGTAAGCACTGCTCACAGAGAATGTATTGGAAATGTGATCATAATAAGTATTCTGGTCATGAACAGTATGCAAATAACAAGTTACAACCGCTTAACTTCTTAAAATTTAGTGTTTCTTGAGGGGAATGACTTGGAATAAAGTCTGCTCATGAACTGTCACAATCAACCTTGTATTATAGGCATATGGAAGAAACCCTTATTCTTATTAGAATATATAGTTTCCTTAAGAAAAAGGATGATGCCTCGCTTATGTTGACTTTTCACATAAAACTAGCATGGCATGCTGTACATATTActactcagtgaatatttgctgaGCTAAATTAAACTGCTTGATTTTCTAATAGGACTCAGGATATGATCTCTCTTAAGTCTGATGCCAGCTGAAACTACGTCCATATAACTATGGCCAAAGAATAACTAAAGGCTTATTAGTGAAAGAATTTGGACTCTGGAGTCTGTCAGGCCTATATTTAAATCTCAGTGTGGTCCCTTACTGACCAACTGTATTGACTTTGGTGAATTACCTAACCTCCCTAAACTTTTCCTCTTTACAGGCAAGATGCCTCATTCGCAGAATGGTAGTGATGATAATTTCCAGGGCACAGAATGTAAGGATGGTGATAATGAAAGCAACATTCATACAACAACATATGAACAACATTATGTTCATATATTTGCCCAGCATTTTGCTCTGTGCATATatgaattatgtcacttaatcTTTCAACCATTCTATCAAGTTACTGTTATCCttaattttcaaatgagaaaactgattattagaaacttgtccaaagtcacacgcATAGCTGATGGGTAAGCCAGAATTTCCAAAAGAGCCTGTGGTCTACCAACAGAACTTGACACATAATAAAGGCTCAATAGTGGaagctattataattatttccaACTACTAGATGAATCTAAATTATGATTAGGAGAGAAGCAAATCATCTTGGAGCCATTTTCTCTTtgataaaaaagtaaaaggggggcttccctggtggcgcagtggttgagagtccgcctgccgatgcaggggacacgggtttgtgccccggtccgggaggatcccacatgccgtggagcggctgggcccgtgagccatggccgctgagcctgcgcgtccggagcctgtgctccgcaacggaagaggccacaacagtgagaggcccgggtaccgcaaaaaaaaaaaaaaaaaaaaaaaaagtaagaggaaACAGAAATACACTCAAAACAGAGAAGTAGTTGGGCAAAGAGAAATCTTCTGAATGGGAAAAAGAGGTAATACATGTATAATTAtctaattctaaaagaaaaaagacatattttatgATCATCTCCCCCCATGGCCAGAGAGGCTGGAAAAGTCAGAACATGAACAGAGGTGTATCCAACAGCCTAGCTCATGGCTTGAGATACAGAAAGATATCTAGGGGAATTTTTACTAGCTCAAGAGATTttggagatatatatgtatatctgaacaaaatacatatacatgttcagACTGTCTCTGAAGCCTTTACAATtacctgaaaaaaattatttttaatctaagAGAAAGGGAATATGGATTAAATTAAACAGTGATTAATAATAGCTAAGTTTGAAAAAGTTACCACTTTATTCCCAGGtgcttttaattctaaaaatctgtctctgattatatatttataaatgtggtGGTTAAGAATTTCAGTTTCTTCTCATACTTGGCTGTTTTAAGGGTTTTTCTAATAATGATTTAATTATGTTCTGAATTATATCTATAAGAAATCTGGCTATCTGGATTACAAAGTTATTTACAAGGTACTGCAATCCATCTAGTAATGGCAGAAGGAAATCGACAACTTTCTGAGTTCTGACTTTTCAATGatcaatttatataaaaacaaaaacaccaagcaTACAAAAAGGTGTGTTGAATGATGAGAGATTGAAGCATGAAGGAGGAGCTGAAGAGTATGTTCCAGGAAGAGTCTAcccttgataaatgtttgttggcaGAGACGGAGGGAAGGGTAAGAAGATGAAAACAGGAGATTCGAAAAAGATAGCCACACACAGAAATCTTGAGGTGGGAGGGGGGACCTAAGTAGCTTGGTTGGGATACAGATTTCGTGCAAGTAAGGCAATATATGCCGAAAGAGATGTGGCCAAACACTTACCTCAATCCACTGTAGAACAGCCTCTTGTGGTCAACATTTATTCTactgatattttcttttgtgagGCGTTCAATGGAGAATAACTGGCCCACTTGCTGAAAACCAGGAGCTCTTCTCCTGACATACTCCCTATCAAAACCAGGCAACCAAAAAATCTGTAAGGAAAAACAGGAAGTCTTTCAGTGGATAATCCAGCTGTTTAGGTACCAACAGCCCCAAGTAGAATGGCTGGAGCCCCATTCCAGCATGGGTAACAGTCTACAGGGAGCAGAGAGATTCTAGCCCTTGGTGATAGAGTCAACCTGGCCTAATATTGTCTAATGAATCCTTATAATGGGGCTTTCACCCAGGTTGTTCTGGAGCTGAGTTTTCCCAGTTAACATCATAGGACCAAGGGtccactgtgtcctcacactgGCCAGAGTGGATGAGGAGCTGGTACGTGTGGAGGAAAGGTGGGAATCATAAACATCTCCTCTGGCTAATGATGCTAAGAATCATCTTTGCAGGGGGTCATTTCCTGCCAACAGGGAATGCTATTATGACTCATCTGTGGAAATAGTTCTATTTGCAAAAAGACACATATTTGTTTCACTCATAGCTTTCTTCTATATTCTGAGAATTTAAGACATTTGGAATGACTGACTGCCCAAATGCAGAGTTGCTTCTGAAGAACATGATGAAAAACTCTCTGCTCAAAAAGTCTCTTTATATGTCATTAATGAAAGCCAAGTCCTCAAAGCCTTAGTGTTCCATACCGaggctctttcttttctttctttttttttttataaggaccAATGGCTATAGAACTTGAGTGGCTTGgccaattaaataaattattcccCCCAGTGGGGAGCAGCAACGAAGAGAAGAAAGATGGGGTAGATTCTTTCTCCCCGTTACCTCAAGGCTCTTTCTAATAGCTGTATGCTGGTGATGGTGCAGGTCACGTCATATAGCCATTACACACATTCCCTTTTAACAGAGTGGTGACATTTCATTtggtttgtaatagcaaaagccTCAATGTTTTTCCCCACTGATGTAAATTTCATTGGGTCATTCTCAGATTGCCACATATAGCTGTATAAAGTAGTCATCTCCATTTTTACAGGGAGCAAAATTATTTTAGGATCCCAGGGAAGATCTACAAGGTAGGTCAGATTCAGCTGCTATGCTCCTGGGACATGCTACCCACCTCCCAACCTCTACCATAAATACTAAGATAGACATACCAGATGTTGCTCAATCTTAGAGTCAAGGATCACGCTTACTACATGGCGGACATACAAGCTTCTGTGAAAATGTCTTGGTGCGGGGGCATTAAGATCAAATATCacagatattttttccttctgtgccAGTTCCAATAATTCAGTTAGTTTTGGAATCTTCTGATTTCCTGCTTTTTCTCTATCAGCCTCTGATAGGGGCTTCATATTGTAAAATGGTttgaactaaaaataaatatatcagagAAAACACTGGCTCCTATCAAAAGCATTTTCCAATTCTCCTGCTTTTAGTCCCGTACCCAGCCCTACCTCCATGTTGGTCCATTACCATTCAACCCACCAGGCCCTCCAAAATACTGGTCCTGAGAGAAGATTTGCCAAGAAGAGATATTAAATGTAATCTCCATAGGTAATCATGGTATTTGGAATGATTTATTCTATATTGTAGAACCTGATGTATTTGTACTGAAGGTCCTTCATGTTCTTGTCTTGAAGTTccttttcaaccttttttttacTATAACTCAAAATATTACAATCCCCTTTCAGTTGCACTGGCTTCCACATTTTCTCTCACTGTTCTAGTTTTgtgtaatggaaagaaaataggCTTTGACTTCAGACTGAATTGAATTCAATCCCAGCTCTATCACTCATTTGCCTTTGTTACCATATCCACCTGTTAAAATCCTATCCTCAAACTGCAAAGCCCAGTTCAAATGCTACCTCCTTAATGAACCCTCCCTTAAATATTCCTAAACTAAAGAGACTTCAATGGTGCTAAACCCCAACGACCCATTTTTAGGCCTTTGTAATTGTATGTCTCATTCTGCCTTCTTCAGTCATTTGTACATATCCTAGACCAGATTCAAATCCTAGCTTCATATACTTCTTGCTGTGTAACATTggtaaaaccatttaaaatttcaaagtctTCATCACCCTAATGTAAAATGGGGAAGGGGAGAAGTAATCTATGTATTCACAGGATTATTTTGAAGATCAAGTATGATAAAACATTTACCAGGTCTAGGAGCATGTCTGGCACACAGAGAAGCGCACAGTTCACAATAGTTCCCTCACTCTCTACTGCTTCTACTGCAGTGCAACTCCCTAATGGCAGGAACTGTTATAACTTCTTTGCAGTACACAGCATTTCATCTTATACCTCAGTCCATACATATATTAGCTATATTAACTTTAAGAGATGGCTACTTTTATTGTCATTTGCCAATTTGTAGGTAAAGTCAGTGATAACAGGCTATCTCTCAGGAGAAGGAAGCAGCAGCTACCTCACATTTTACCAAGACTCAAataatctctctttttctctatacAACTTTATCTTCATTCTCCTTCTCACACTTTCCACTTCTTCTCCATCCTTTGACTTCCTAAGCAACCTGCCCTTTCTCACCTTTTTCTCAAGAAAGAATAAATCACATTGCACAATATTCCCATGCTATACCTGAAGGCAGATCGTAAGTCTGGAATTAAACCATGGTCTACATCTGAGTAGAGGTTTATAAGTAAAGGTTTTCTTAATCCTCAGGAAAATAGAAATTTGCTTTGGAATACAAGCTTTTGTTAGATTCCACCAGATCTAGACCAACTGATGCACTTAATCATTAGACCTTCATGAGGGGAAAATTGTTAAAAGAACAGGATGGGAAAGACCAAGAAAGGATTTAAATAACTCAGCcgtgcataatttttaaaatgtccctgAATGGGAAAAAGGAATAAGAAGTGCACTATACAAGGACATTTATTTATGAAACCTTTACTTTAATGATAAAGTGgatgaaaaattcaaaatagtaaaattataaagattaatCAATAGAGTTTAAAACTAGATTCCAGTAATCTCTAAATAGCATTACAGGGTAGATCTAATATCTGAAGTAAGTTGAgcctcttttttatatataaaatgggagaacttattcagaaaaataaactggaaagGGACAATGCCAGTTTAGACTATCTCCAATGTAAAGTTGAACATTTTCAAAACAGTACTAAAAAGTTCTCTATGCCTATGCTTAGAAAAATTTCAAGTAGAAGAGCCAGTGGGTGATTCAATGTATCATATTGGTTTAGAAGTAGGAAAATTATCCAAAATCTGCCTAATGGTGCCACTCTGAGGGAAACAATACCGCTCAACAGACAATTATGAGAACTATCTGTAAATATCAATGAACAACAATACAGTTTTCTTGTTGATACAGGTACAACTACCTTTACTATTAATGTCACTACCATAGCAAATCACATTTCTCAGAGCACTAAAACCAAGAAGTGGGAATTTTTAACAACCCTAAGTCCTTTTCCATGTCTTTATCTGTAACAGTCAGAAGAACACTACTCTCTTCTCTATGGCACACTCTTATAAGCTTTGTTAGGAACCTACTTTGCAAGAACCACCAGAAGAAATGTACCACAGACAAGTTACTATCAGGAGTCACAGAAAATTCTACTGCACATTATCAAATTATAACTACGGACTTGAGTATGTTGATTCAAAAAAATGACCAAATAATTGTCCACGGTACCAGAACCCAaggggaaaagaggcagaataatTGGAGTTAAACCCACAGGAGTTCAGATTGACTCTGTCGACACTGTTGCCTAAGATCCTATTAATGCTGAAGTTAGAAAAGATCTAAGCCAACTATAACAGGCAATATAACAAGGCTTAATTATCCCTTGCATTAGTCCAAGCAATATgtctattttacatgttttttaaaaaccccaaaactgaGATGGTGGTCTGCCATCAATATCTGTGAGCTATTAACCAAAGAGTTATACCTCATTTTCTAGCACTGCCTAACCTGAATGTACTCTCTTTGGTCCTATCTTTACCTTCTTTCATTTCCTAGCTTATAAAGATAGCCAATATTTATTGCTTTCACCAGAGCAAAATCAACACTTCACCTGGAAAGTTATGTTTCAGGCATTTATGGAAGTCCCATCCTACTTTGCTCAAGTCTTAAACCAAGATCTTAAGGATATGCAGTAACCCATACCCATCTTGAAATTCTAAGACTGACTCTATAAATTCTATTCACATAGACTCTAAGGAGAAATTTTAACTGTACAAAGTAACATTTCATTATCCAGGAATCAGCAAACTTACCCTGTGAAGGGCCATACACTAAACATTTTTGACTTTGTTAGACATATAGTCTATGTCACAATTATTCAACTCTGCTATTATATTgcaaaaacagccatagacaattcataagtaaataagtatggctatgttccaataaaactttatttatggatacTGAAATTTgacttttatataatttttatgtgtcatgaaacattattcttttgatttttcttcaaccatttaaaaatgcaaaaaccattCTGAGCTCACAAGCTATAAAATAGTCAGTGGGCTGGATTTGAACAGCATGCCATACTTTGCAAACCCCTGACCTTGGCCATGACCTATTGGCTAAGGAGAGACATAACCTAGTGAGAGATTACAAATTATCCAAAATTATCCAAGGCCAAACACTCAAGAAAATTAAGATGATTTCTGGGATTAACTGGATGTTGTAGAGTATAGGTAGCAAGCTTTTTTGAAATAGCTCTCTGttatgatttgacttacatcttGGAACCATTCTCACAAAACACAGAAAGACCTTCAGTGATCTCAAAATATTTCTTCAACCATCATCTTTGCTGATCTTCCAGATCATCATAAATCTTTCTTTTTGAAAGTAAAAGGGAAGGCCATAGTCTATGGGTATTAATTTAACGACAAGACATACATCAAAGACTGCCTATTAATGCCTATTCCTTGATCCAAGGCTTTTTATCTTTGCCTCAGAAAAACATGCAGTCTTAGCTAAATTAGTCTAATAATTTTCAGATCTCATAATAGGTTCATCTATTTTATGGTACCACATTCAATATAATGCCTCTTGTTAACTTAAAATATCCAGTATTTTTATATTAGTTGATTAATTACAAAATACCTACCTTCTCTTTCTCATATTACCAGTTACTAATGTAACACGCTTAATAGCAACTGTATTATCCTATCAACAAAGGAGAATCTCATCATTTCTATAATTTGAGAACTGTCCATACCTGGAACAGATCTTTTGGATGCTCCTATATCAAATCTTGATTTAATGTTACTTATTGATAGgttaaacttaaaaatgaaaaaaggtaaTAATAGGCTGATTATGCaataatttttctagattccctTATAGAATCTCAGATCCATTACCAGATATCAAATTGGCTCAACTGGCCAAAATTATGGCTgtctctatggcatgtgggattactaaaaataaaagggTAAATATATGCATTGCTTGTTTGCCTTTCAAGTGATTCACAACTTGGGAATgttatgggggaaaaaatagagatttttaacCTCTTCAGTTATctgtattaaaaatgaataataaatatgcCTATTACTAGATGTTTTGGAACTCCCCAAACAAACTGCTGTCCTAAAGGTAGAGCCCCACAGTAAAACAGACATTAGAGGAAATACTTTGGCAGATCATCAACAGATGATCTAAACAGAATGCTCTGATTAATGTCCTTAGACAAGGGCCTCTTATAGAAAAGAAAGACCAACCTATGGAATTCAAGAATTCCATCATTAATGCAAACTTGGTAATTGacgagaaatttattctctcacagtttggaGGCCAAAAGTCTAAAACCAAGGTGTTATCAGGCCCATGCTCACTCTGGCGGCTCTGGCGGAGAATCTGCACTAGCTTCAGGTGACTGCTGACATGCCTTGGCCTTCTTTGGCTAATAGCCACATCACTCCAGTTCCTACCTCCATGATCACATCGCTTCCCTTCTCTGTGTGGTCTCCTCTATATGTATGTCTGTTCTCCCCTTGTCTCTCCATTACAACAATATATGATTATATTtaaggcccacccagataatccaggataagctCCTTCTTTccagatccttaacttaatcacatcttttgCCTTTATGATAATGGTCACAGGTTCTAGGAATTAGCATGTGGCTATATCTTTTCTGGAGTCACCAATCAGCCTACTACACCAACTCAATGATTATTTGTGTAAGTAATACCTAAATGAAGGGAAATATACTTAAGCTagtagaagattttttaaaatgcttgggGTGTAATAGTGAATGTTTGTCATGACAATTCTcagagaaaatatacataaatttcaCTAAAGTTGGTTGTGTCTCTTGtataatttctgtcttcttttaatATGTGGGAATCAAGCTTTTTGATGTTAACCCAGGACAAGGTTAAATGTTCTCTGGGGCTGTTAGACCTCTCCAATTGTAGGACTCCCCAAACCCTTAGAAAACAATATCCGCTTATCAAGAGTCTGAAAAAATAGCGTATTTCCTAGGAAACAGCCTTCTAAGGATATTGATTCCATCAACAGGAATTGAATAATTTGAGGTAATTATCAAAAATTTGTCTTTCACTTTGGCTGATACAATaaacatataatttattatagtaTTATAAATAACATAGCCCAAGCCCTCGGCATACATCACACTTTAAATTCTTTAGCCTgagtaaatatagaaaataaaaaagcactAAATTTACTTTTAACCAACTAGCACCATTGTTAACACTTTGTGTTGTAGCTCCATTGGGTAGGTGATGTTTATTAAATGCAATTACAAGGACTTGCATTGGACTTGGTCTTGTGGCAGTGGATGGTACTTGAAATGCAGTGTTACAGGAAAATTAATTTATCAATGCCATTAACTATACATTTTCAACAACattgagagagaagaaatgagtATGACACACAGATTTGCTTACTAAGCCCTGGATaaccattcattcagcaagcttATGCTGTGCGTTCATAAAACACCAATCCTGCTCTCAAGATATTCACAGTATAGTAAGGGAgataagacagacagacagacaaataaaACATGATATAACTTCCATGACAGTGGTCACTGAAAAAGTGACCTTCTTAGAGTTGGACTACAGtaacaataaaatacaatttgCGGAAAACTTCAAATGCATTATTTAATTCAACCGCAGAACactacattaaaaatgaaaaaactgaagcttGAAAGCATAAATGACATGCCCAATGGTTCAACTAATAGGTAAATGATAAGTGACACTGAACTGTTCAACAATTGATGAACAATTCCAGACAAAAATCTAACCCTGATGCTGGGATGCTTTCCTCAGCTGTATTATTTCCCACTATAAATATGTTAGAATAAGGGTATTCAAAGTACTGGTTAGTAATGAGGTGGGGAGTTTGTACCAGAATATATTTTAACCAACTACTTTCTTCACCAAGAAATCTTGCTATGTAAAGAAAAAACTGAACTAAACAGTGTGTTTAGTGACACAGCTGATTTAAATTATCCGGTTGTtctagaataataataattaaaaacaaataggtGGGTACAATAAGTTACAGAAGATTTGAGAGAAAGTGAACTATAGTTGCTTTAGTTTACGATAACTGAAAATAATGAATGTGGTAAGAAtcaattaaatacattaaaattttgacAAAGTTGGTTCAGAAACAAGCTCATTTAAGATTTTTTCAAGTGTTGTGAATCCTTTACCAACAAATGTTATATTATTGCAAGATTGTAAttcagtttcctttttgttaaaaTGACAAAACTGATCTTTGAATATTCAGTCTTTTCCTTAGAATATGGACTAAATCTTTATTTACATTGTGGGTCATCTGCCCAAAATATCTGTcctatttttccccaaaataactGTGTACTTTGTGGTAACCTTGGCATGcctggtattatttttaaataaaaacagaagttcCTCACTTCTGAAGGAACTCAAGTTCCTTAAAATTATGTTATCttctgctatttttattttaaaacattgtattACCAGTCTGCTTAATAGGTAGTAAAACTACAAACATTCATTGTTATCAAGTACGTAATATTCTTAAGTGACCAACCCActataataacattttttatatCACCTTTCCAGTATAGGACTCTAAATTCAGAAAAACAGAACTCCTTGAACAACGCAGGAGTTAGAGGTGCTGATCCCCACGCAGTCAAAAATCTGACTGTAACTTTACAGTCGGTCCTCTTTGTCCACAGTTCtgcatctgcggattcaaccaaccacagatggtGCAGTGCTGGgtatgcgttttttttttttaatctgcatgtAAGTGTACCCATGCAGTTCaagcccatgttgttcaagggtcaactgtaagaTTATTAAATACTTTTACAACCAAATTATGTGCTGTTTCTTAGATAGCAAAATATCAAAGGTTGACTTCTTCATGCTATATGCCATATCCTACTTACAAGCAAGAAGGATGCCAGAAACACTTAGATATGTTTGGTA
Encoded here:
- the GDPD4 gene encoding glycerophosphodiester phosphodiesterase domain-containing protein 4 yields the protein MEFKPFYNMKPLSEADREKAGNQKIPKLTELLELAQKEKISVIFDLNAPAPRHFHRSLYVRHVVSVILDSKIEQHLIFWLPGFDREYVRRRAPGFQQVGQLFSIERLTKENISRINVDHKRLFYSGLREYKAVNININLYIVNEPWLFSLAWCSSIHSVTTDNIQVLNEINHPYFFMTPSYYKFMWILVDCVSAVFIVAIFYFHWWRESQKEKLLQSTGIHTGKSEA